In the genome of Hyphobacterium sp. CCMP332, one region contains:
- a CDS encoding ABC transporter permease, with product MGQLGRYFIFLYNMFTNRENFGVYVKMVVNECYQIGVNSVFIFVLVSSFMGAVTVVQTAHNLISPLIPDYVIALVTRDMAILEMSPTIMAIVFAGKVGSNISSELGTMRISEQIDAIEVMGINATSYLVLPKVIASLIVYPLLVILSAGLLLLGGYFAGIMTGVITPHEYAYGLRADFIPFNVSFALIKSFAFAFLVSSISAFWGFHTRGGALEVGIASTGAVTSSCIAILIADYLLAQLLLVF from the coding sequence ATGGGCCAACTCGGAAGGTATTTTATATTCCTGTACAATATGTTCACCAACAGAGAGAATTTTGGTGTGTATGTAAAAATGGTGGTAAATGAATGTTATCAGATTGGTGTAAATTCAGTTTTCATTTTTGTGTTGGTTTCTTCTTTTATGGGCGCTGTAACTGTTGTTCAAACTGCCCATAATCTCATAAGCCCGCTTATTCCGGATTATGTTATTGCATTGGTAACAAGAGATATGGCTATACTCGAGATGTCCCCTACTATTATGGCCATAGTTTTTGCCGGTAAGGTAGGATCCAATATTTCAAGTGAGCTGGGAACGATGAGAATTTCCGAACAAATAGACGCTATCGAGGTAATGGGAATAAATGCAACCTCCTATTTAGTCTTGCCAAAAGTAATCGCATCCCTTATAGTTTACCCCCTGCTTGTAATTCTAAGTGCCGGATTGCTATTACTTGGAGGTTATTTTGCAGGTATTATGACTGGCGTCATAACACCGCATGAATACGCCTATGGATTAAGAGCAGATTTTATTCCATTCAATGTGAGTTTTGCTTTGATCAAATCTTTTGCTTTTGCATTCCTCGTTTCATCGATTTCAGCGTTTTGGGGTTTTCATACCCGAGGCGGTGCACTTGAGGTTGGAATTGCATCTACAGGGGCGGTAACTTCCAGTTGTATTGCAATTTTGATTGCAGATTATCTTTTGGCTCAATTACTATTGGTTTTCTGA
- a CDS encoding SDR family oxidoreductase: MSKVAIVTGGTKGIGKAIIEKFSSEGFDIATCSRNEKDLKHLKTRIEKQYKNEVYVQKVDVSDKKVLQQFAGNVLKWNSNIHILVNNAGVFIPGKITEEEDGSLEKMMSINTYSAYYLSRYIIDSMKNKKGAYIFNICSTASIMPYLNGGSYCISKHAMLGFSKILREELKEIGIRVSAVLPGATYTSSWEDVDLPESRFIKSSDIAETIWSAFSLSENTVIEELIVRPQLGDI; the protein is encoded by the coding sequence ATGTCTAAAGTTGCGATTGTCACAGGAGGAACCAAAGGAATTGGTAAAGCAATTATAGAAAAATTTTCATCTGAGGGCTTTGATATAGCTACCTGTTCCAGAAATGAGAAGGACTTAAAACATTTAAAGACAAGGATTGAAAAACAATACAAAAATGAAGTGTATGTCCAAAAAGTAGATGTTTCGGATAAAAAAGTACTTCAGCAGTTTGCCGGTAATGTTTTAAAATGGAATAGTAACATTCATATTCTGGTGAACAACGCCGGGGTTTTCATTCCGGGTAAGATCACAGAAGAAGAAGACGGTTCCCTTGAAAAAATGATGTCTATTAATACTTATAGCGCTTATTATTTGAGCCGTTATATCATTGATTCAATGAAAAATAAAAAAGGGGCTTATATTTTTAATATTTGCTCTACAGCTAGTATTATGCCCTATTTAAATGGGGGTTCTTATTGCATTTCCAAACATGCCATGCTTGGTTTTAGTAAAATATTAAGAGAAGAATTAAAGGAAATTGGAATTCGAGTTTCAGCCGTTTTACCAGGCGCAACCTATACAAGCAGCTGGGAAGACGTGGATTTGCCCGAATCGCGTTTTATTAAATCTTCCGACATTGCGGAAACAATATGGTCGGCATTCAGTTTATCTGAAAATACCGTTATTGAAGAATTAATCGTTAGACCTCAATTGGGCGACATTTAA
- the ispG gene encoding (E)-4-hydroxy-3-methylbut-2-enyl-diphosphate synthase, producing the protein MISAEIKDLKKYCEDLLSYKRRPTREVMIGNVGIGGSNPIRVQSMTTVDTMDTQGSIEQSIRMIDAGCEIVRITAPSLKDAENLRNIKEGLRKRGYDTPLVADIHFTPNAAELAAKIVEKVRVNPGNYADKKKFEAIEYTDESYKEELQRIRQKFEPLVKICKENNTAMRIGTNHGSLSDRIMSRYGDTPLGMVESALEFIRICEDMDYFDIVISMKASNPQVMVQAYRLLVHKLEEENLQPYPLHLGVTEAGDGEDGRIKSAVGIGTLLEDGLGDTVRVSLTEEPEAEIPVCNRLVDRYLKRPGHAKLPEINLDAYTPFEYRKRNSIEVANFGNKNFPRVVADLSHISDLKMEDLNVIGHHYFSLTDKWNMSDQGADYVYSGKNKIDFMLPNGVREIVDSEIWTSLEDQSTAYPLFDLKDWGNSDAHKHLNFIKISIDDITSEGLEDFLQENVVFMLSAKTNHRYPELRSAFLELQNRNINSPVLIFSDYGALNSEDFRLYSSTDTGGLFVDGFGDGICLNIKALENSRSENLKLAKLANQTAFGVLQATRTRMSKTEYISCPSCGRTLFDLQDTTAMIRKRTDHLKGVKIGIMGCIVNGPGEMADADYGYVGSGKGKITLYKGKEVIKRSVPSENAVDELIEIIKSDGMWREPENQEL; encoded by the coding sequence ATGATTAGTGCTGAAATCAAGGATTTAAAAAAATATTGCGAGGATCTTCTTTCCTATAAAAGAAGACCAACCAGGGAGGTGATGATTGGAAATGTTGGAATTGGAGGTTCTAACCCTATCAGAGTACAATCAATGACAACGGTTGACACCATGGATACTCAGGGCTCCATTGAGCAGAGTATTAGAATGATAGACGCAGGCTGTGAAATAGTAAGAATTACAGCACCCAGTTTAAAAGACGCAGAAAACCTTAGGAACATTAAAGAGGGCTTAAGAAAAAGGGGATATGATACACCCTTGGTAGCAGATATCCACTTCACTCCAAATGCAGCTGAATTAGCGGCAAAGATTGTTGAAAAGGTTAGGGTCAATCCGGGCAATTATGCAGATAAGAAAAAATTTGAGGCGATAGAATATACGGATGAAAGCTACAAGGAAGAGTTACAGCGAATAAGACAAAAATTCGAACCACTGGTCAAAATCTGTAAGGAAAATAATACGGCCATGAGAATTGGAACCAATCACGGTTCACTTTCAGACCGAATTATGAGCCGATATGGGGATACGCCTCTGGGAATGGTAGAATCCGCATTGGAATTTATAAGAATCTGTGAGGACATGGATTATTTTGACATTGTGATTTCAATGAAAGCGAGCAATCCACAAGTGATGGTTCAGGCTTATAGATTATTGGTTCATAAACTCGAAGAAGAAAACTTACAACCCTATCCCTTACATCTTGGAGTAACTGAAGCAGGAGATGGAGAAGATGGTAGAATTAAATCAGCAGTTGGAATAGGCACGCTGCTGGAAGATGGACTCGGTGATACGGTAAGAGTATCATTGACTGAGGAACCTGAGGCCGAAATTCCTGTATGCAACAGACTGGTTGATCGCTATCTTAAAAGACCGGGACATGCAAAACTGCCGGAAATTAATTTGGATGCTTATACACCTTTTGAATACAGAAAAAGAAATAGCATAGAAGTAGCAAACTTTGGAAATAAAAATTTCCCTAGGGTTGTAGCCGATTTAAGTCATATTTCCGATCTGAAAATGGAAGATTTAAATGTAATAGGACATCATTATTTTTCACTTACGGATAAATGGAATATGAGTGATCAGGGTGCTGATTATGTTTATTCAGGAAAGAATAAAATTGACTTTATGCTCCCAAATGGAGTTCGGGAAATCGTGGATTCTGAAATCTGGACTTCTCTGGAAGATCAATCAACAGCATATCCACTATTTGACTTAAAAGATTGGGGGAATTCAGACGCACATAAGCATTTGAACTTTATAAAAATTTCAATTGATGATATTACATCTGAGGGACTTGAAGATTTTTTGCAAGAAAACGTTGTTTTCATGTTATCGGCCAAAACAAATCATAGATACCCGGAGTTGAGATCAGCATTTCTGGAATTACAGAATAGAAACATTAATTCACCTGTACTGATATTTTCCGATTATGGAGCTTTAAATTCTGAGGATTTCAGACTGTATTCCTCCACAGATACGGGTGGGCTATTTGTTGATGGCTTTGGCGATGGGATATGTTTAAATATAAAAGCTCTCGAAAATTCCAGAAGTGAAAATCTGAAATTGGCGAAATTAGCAAATCAAACGGCGTTTGGTGTGTTGCAGGCAACACGAACAAGAATGTCCAAGACAGAATATATTTCTTGCCCATCCTGTGGCAGAACTCTTTTTGATCTCCAGGACACCACTGCCATGATCAGGAAAAGAACCGATCATCTCAAGGGTGTTAAAATTGGTATCATGGGTTGTATCGTTAATGGCCCAGGTGAAATGGCTGATGCAGATTACGGATATGTTGGATCAGGAAAAGGCAAAATTACTTTGTACAAAGGAAAAGAAGTAATAAAGCGAAGTGTCCCTTCGGAAAATGCGGTGGATGAACTTATTGAAATAATAAAATCAGACGGAATGTGGCGAGAGCCGGAAAATCAGGAATTATGA
- a CDS encoding MmcQ/YjbR family DNA-binding protein, producing the protein MTFEAFVEYCLGKKSVTDTFPFGPDVLVFKVKGKMFALADVELFESINLKCDPERSIDLRERYPGITPGYHMNKTHWNTVLTDGSVPDKLMYELIDHSYYLIVKSLPKKDQSGLI; encoded by the coding sequence ATGACTTTTGAGGCTTTTGTAGAATACTGCCTCGGAAAAAAATCCGTTACTGATACTTTTCCATTCGGACCCGATGTGTTGGTCTTTAAAGTCAAGGGTAAAATGTTTGCATTGGCAGATGTGGAGCTTTTTGAAAGTATAAATTTAAAGTGCGATCCTGAAAGGTCCATTGATCTACGTGAACGTTATCCCGGAATTACACCGGGTTATCATATGAATAAGACGCACTGGAATACTGTGTTAACTGATGGCAGTGTCCCCGATAAATTAATGTATGAGTTGATTGATCATTCCTATTATTTAATTGTAAAGAGTCTTCCTAAAAAAGATCAATCCGGATTAATTTAA
- a CDS encoding formate/nitrite transporter family protein, protein MTEAKKGEPQEKDLSPVPDRPKEINQILDEQIASSLKEFNRSNLGLFISSFSAGLEIAFSVLVMASVVTLFYESLSHESLTLALALCYPVGFIFVIIGRSELFTEHTSLAILPVLNGSVSIKSLLALWGIVYAGNIIGGLISAILITFIGTEIGFVNFESFALLSEKLTSHNWYVILFSAILAGWMMGLLGWLITSSQETLSRIFMVILVTAIIGLAGLHHCIVGSVELLTGLLSGHGPGFADYINVQFWSTIGNIIGGTFFVAILKFSHVRVN, encoded by the coding sequence ATGACTGAAGCAAAAAAAGGAGAACCACAAGAAAAAGATTTAAGTCCTGTTCCGGACCGACCAAAAGAAATAAATCAAATTCTTGATGAACAAATAGCCTCTAGTTTAAAAGAATTTAACCGATCAAATCTTGGCTTGTTTATTTCCTCATTTTCAGCCGGGCTTGAAATTGCATTTAGTGTTTTGGTAATGGCTTCTGTAGTTACATTGTTTTATGAATCTCTTAGCCATGAATCATTAACCTTGGCTCTGGCATTGTGTTACCCGGTCGGTTTCATATTTGTAATAATTGGACGATCCGAATTGTTTACAGAACATACATCACTGGCCATTTTACCTGTATTAAATGGCTCAGTTAGCATTAAAAGTCTTTTGGCCTTATGGGGAATCGTTTACGCCGGAAATATTATTGGAGGATTGATATCTGCAATCCTAATAACTTTTATAGGTACAGAAATCGGATTCGTCAACTTTGAATCATTCGCTTTATTATCTGAAAAGCTTACTTCACATAATTGGTATGTCATTTTGTTTTCTGCGATTCTAGCCGGATGGATGATGGGCTTACTTGGCTGGTTAATTACTTCATCCCAGGAAACCCTAAGCCGGATCTTCATGGTTATATTGGTAACCGCCATAATCGGACTTGCAGGATTGCATCATTGCATAGTAGGATCGGTGGAATTGCTTACCGGCCTTCTTTCTGGCCACGGTCCCGGATTTGCTGATTATATTAATGTTCAGTTTTGGTCAACCATCGGAAATATAATCGGAGGAACCTTTTTTGTGGCTATTCTAAAATTTAGTCATGTGAGGGTAAATTAA
- a CDS encoding carboxylate--amine ligase, with protein sequence MANCFALMGWSLPVIESMQKLGKSYVVVSFPDFQQYADENNIPFLPYTLDEWNDTSNSLDLAEKLKPFNVDVAVPLFEETVEWAGALNSIYRNDPRVLNRAFLFRNKAMMKRKALIGGLRVGLFEEVHNKEGVKAFMRRLNEANLQLPGEEDSWVHIKPFASAGTVGHRLLKSMNDIDEKCQDGDFPCLAESHLPGREFSCEAFVHKGKIKFLNITEYVKLGYSNFIPEGHYLHSKRDLIEKHVQKLVDIFGIEYGMVHPEWFLTENDELNFGETACRIPGGHILELCGKSYDFDALAAFVLCHDPNASDEELDNIFPPKDYRPENYNGNVMIYPRKSQFSKLEIPEELNNEPYFVDHNLIPPLSTQKISDSREGFGNHFGTINFKGEDPDRMTELLRHYEQVDFYI encoded by the coding sequence ATGGCCAATTGTTTCGCATTGATGGGTTGGAGTTTACCTGTCATCGAAAGTATGCAAAAACTCGGCAAATCTTATGTAGTTGTATCTTTTCCTGATTTTCAGCAATACGCTGATGAAAATAACATTCCCTTCCTTCCTTACACACTGGATGAGTGGAATGATACGTCCAATTCCCTTGATTTAGCAGAAAAACTAAAACCTTTTAATGTTGATGTAGCTGTTCCATTATTTGAAGAAACAGTAGAATGGGCAGGAGCTTTAAATTCGATTTATAGAAATGATCCGCGTGTTCTCAATCGTGCATTTTTGTTTAGAAACAAGGCCATGATGAAAAGAAAAGCCTTAATCGGCGGACTTCGGGTTGGGCTTTTTGAGGAGGTGCATAATAAAGAAGGCGTAAAAGCATTTATGAGGCGTTTAAATGAGGCTAATCTTCAATTACCAGGTGAGGAAGATTCCTGGGTACATATTAAGCCTTTTGCATCTGCAGGAACTGTAGGGCATCGCTTGTTAAAATCCATGAATGATATCGATGAAAAATGTCAGGATGGTGATTTTCCATGCCTGGCAGAAAGTCACTTACCGGGAAGGGAATTTTCTTGTGAAGCCTTTGTGCACAAAGGAAAAATTAAATTTCTGAATATTACGGAGTATGTCAAGCTGGGCTATTCAAATTTTATACCTGAGGGACACTATTTGCATTCCAAAAGAGATTTGATAGAGAAACACGTACAAAAACTTGTGGATATTTTTGGGATAGAATACGGAATGGTACATCCGGAGTGGTTCTTAACCGAAAACGACGAATTAAATTTCGGGGAAACAGCATGTAGAATTCCTGGAGGGCATATTTTAGAATTGTGTGGAAAATCCTATGATTTTGACGCCCTGGCAGCTTTTGTTTTATGTCACGATCCAAATGCAAGTGATGAAGAATTGGATAATATCTTTCCACCAAAAGATTACAGGCCCGAAAACTACAACGGCAACGTAATGATCTATCCGAGGAAATCACAATTTTCTAAACTTGAAATACCAGAGGAATTGAATAATGAACCATATTTTGTGGATCATAACCTGATTCCTCCATTATCTACTCAAAAAATCAGTGATAGCAGGGAAGGCTTTGGAAATCATTTTGGGACCATCAATTTTAAAGGTGAAGATCCCGACAGAATGACTGAATTGCTCCGGCACTATGAACAAGTAGATTTTTATATCTAA
- the alr gene encoding alanine racemase: protein MVRHSSRIELSQSSLTSNINFLRKKIGEKPIISSVVKANAYGHGIQQFVKMAEKAGVNHFATASAFEAEEVLEVKSEKSQIMIMGILYEQDIKWAIENDIEFYVFNYDRLLKVLEFARELNIQAKVHLEVETGANRTGLPAKDFSKSLTFLKKHSKHLEFTGLCTHFGGAESFSNQFKIESQHKKFKEFLRVCKKRKIVPKLRHIACSAAALAYKETVYDLVRIGVSQYGFWPSPDIYYAHISETGKKGSGALKRIFTWKTEVMDVRDVEIGEFVGYGTAYQATHKMKIAVMPLGYSNGYPRAQSNRGFVLIHGKKAPIVGLINMNLFMVDVTHIPNVKVDDEVVLVGRQKNNTINISSFTQVTQLINNEMLSRLPAAIPRKIVK, encoded by the coding sequence ATGGTAAGACACTCATCCCGAATAGAGCTGAGTCAATCTTCACTTACGAGTAATATTAATTTTCTTCGTAAGAAAATCGGTGAAAAGCCCATTATCTCATCGGTGGTAAAAGCCAATGCTTATGGCCATGGAATTCAACAATTTGTAAAAATGGCCGAAAAGGCCGGTGTTAATCATTTTGCTACTGCATCTGCTTTTGAAGCAGAAGAGGTATTGGAAGTGAAATCGGAAAAGAGTCAAATTATGATTATGGGTATTCTATATGAACAGGATATCAAATGGGCTATAGAAAATGACATTGAATTTTATGTATTCAATTATGATCGACTATTAAAAGTATTGGAATTTGCGAGGGAATTGAATATTCAGGCAAAAGTACATTTAGAGGTTGAAACGGGTGCCAACAGAACCGGATTGCCAGCCAAAGATTTTTCAAAAAGTCTTACTTTTCTCAAAAAACATTCAAAACATCTCGAATTTACCGGACTTTGCACTCATTTTGGCGGAGCTGAAAGTTTTTCAAATCAATTTAAAATTGAAAGTCAACACAAAAAATTTAAAGAGTTCTTAAGGGTATGTAAAAAAAGAAAAATAGTACCTAAACTAAGACATATCGCTTGTTCTGCTGCTGCATTGGCCTATAAGGAAACCGTTTATGACTTGGTAAGAATTGGGGTATCACAATACGGATTTTGGCCCAGCCCGGATATTTACTATGCTCATATTTCCGAAACCGGAAAAAAAGGAAGCGGAGCCCTTAAAAGAATTTTTACCTGGAAAACTGAAGTAATGGATGTCCGCGATGTTGAGATTGGTGAATTTGTAGGTTATGGAACAGCCTATCAGGCCACTCATAAAATGAAAATAGCGGTTATGCCTTTGGGGTATTCCAATGGCTATCCCAGAGCGCAATCAAACAGGGGCTTTGTTCTAATTCATGGAAAGAAAGCGCCAATTGTCGGTCTGATAAATATGAATCTTTTTATGGTTGACGTCACACATATTCCAAATGTTAAAGTTGATGATGAGGTAGTATTGGTTGGACGACAAAAAAATAACACCATCAATATCAGTTCTTTTACTCAGGTAACCCAACTTATAAACAATGAGATGCTCAGCAGATTACCTGCAGCTATTCCCAGAAAAATTGTAAAATAA
- the argB gene encoding acetylglutamate kinase, with protein MINEKVKNSVISNIAELQNLGYRIVIVHGGGPFIKSILDKVKIESKFVAGHRKTSKEAIKYIEMTLRGEVNTEIVMLLNNKGRKAIGLSGKDAGLAIAKRRYHEEKGKKIDIGLVGDIEKVDPQILYDLLEKNYTPVIACIAADTKGNTYNVNADMMAGAIAGALKADEYIVLTDTDGLRKDKDKAESLIEIISSKEVQRLFGSSIQGGMIPKIESCQIALKNGAAKARIINGTEIDILLKALNQNSVTGTIITK; from the coding sequence ATGATTAATGAAAAGGTTAAAAATTCAGTGATTTCAAATATTGCAGAATTACAAAACCTTGGATATAGAATAGTAATTGTTCATGGGGGGGGGCCATTTATTAAATCAATTCTCGACAAAGTCAAGATTGAGTCAAAGTTTGTTGCCGGCCACCGAAAAACGAGCAAGGAAGCTATTAAATATATAGAAATGACCCTAAGGGGAGAAGTAAATACGGAAATTGTAATGCTTCTCAATAATAAAGGAAGAAAGGCCATAGGTCTTTCCGGAAAAGATGCGGGACTGGCCATTGCCAAACGCAGATATCATGAGGAAAAAGGTAAAAAAATTGATATAGGACTCGTAGGAGATATTGAAAAAGTAGACCCCCAAATTTTATACGATTTACTTGAAAAAAATTATACGCCGGTTATTGCTTGCATAGCTGCAGATACAAAAGGCAATACTTATAATGTAAATGCGGATATGATGGCCGGTGCAATTGCCGGAGCCTTGAAAGCCGACGAATACATAGTCCTTACCGATACAGATGGCTTGAGAAAGGATAAAGACAAGGCCGAATCTTTGATCGAAATCATATCCTCAAAGGAGGTTCAAAGACTTTTTGGCTCAAGTATACAGGGAGGAATGATTCCGAAAATTGAATCATGTCAAATTGCATTAAAAAATGGTGCTGCAAAAGCAAGAATAATAAATGGGACTGAAATTGATATTTTATTAAAAGCACTCAATCAGAATTCAGTGACAGGGACGATAATTACAAAATAA
- a CDS encoding aspartate aminotransferase family protein produces MTYSTKELHEIDAKYYLPTFKRYPLAFKKGKGSRLWDMEGIEYIDALAGIAVNNVGHSHPKVVQAICNQSANLIHISNFYLSEAQMNLAKTLAELSGLQRVFFGNSGAEAAEGAIKIARKYAYKNGRGGTIITMKNAFHGRTMATVAATGKKAMMKGFDPIPNGFCHVPFNDISILREKVNKDTAAIMLEPIQGEGGINPAAKKFLKDLREFCNEKNIVLIFDEIQCGMGRTGKMFAHEHFDVKPDIMTLAKALGGGVPIGAVLASEKVGTSIDWGDHGTTFGGNPLVCAAALATLQVIKDENLLEEATRKGEWLKSKIENIKKDYPEIVEVRGLGLMIGIELNIDSKPIVNKMMKHRVLANATAGNVIRLVPPLNISGEDLETVLKVLLKSIEEERA; encoded by the coding sequence ATGACCTATTCTACAAAAGAACTACACGAAATAGACGCCAAGTATTACCTGCCTACCTTTAAAAGGTATCCCCTTGCATTTAAAAAAGGAAAAGGGTCCAGGTTATGGGATATGGAAGGTATTGAATACATTGATGCACTTGCCGGAATAGCAGTAAATAATGTTGGGCATTCACATCCCAAAGTTGTGCAAGCCATTTGTAATCAGTCGGCTAATCTAATTCATATATCCAATTTCTATTTAAGTGAAGCGCAGATGAATCTCGCAAAAACACTGGCTGAATTATCCGGACTTCAACGAGTGTTTTTTGGCAATAGCGGTGCAGAAGCCGCTGAAGGGGCCATAAAAATTGCAAGAAAATACGCTTACAAAAATGGGAGAGGTGGAACCATTATCACTATGAAAAATGCATTTCACGGCAGGACAATGGCCACAGTGGCGGCAACTGGAAAAAAAGCCATGATGAAGGGTTTTGACCCCATTCCAAATGGTTTCTGCCATGTTCCCTTTAATGATATTTCCATTCTCAGAGAAAAGGTTAACAAGGATACTGCAGCGATAATGCTAGAACCCATACAAGGTGAAGGTGGAATAAATCCAGCGGCTAAAAAGTTTTTAAAGGATTTACGTGAATTCTGCAATGAAAAAAACATTGTCCTGATTTTTGATGAAATACAATGCGGGATGGGAAGAACGGGAAAAATGTTCGCACATGAGCATTTTGATGTAAAACCGGATATAATGACGCTCGCAAAAGCTTTGGGAGGTGGAGTGCCTATTGGCGCGGTACTGGCTTCTGAAAAAGTGGGTACCAGCATAGATTGGGGAGATCACGGAACTACTTTTGGAGGTAACCCACTAGTATGTGCAGCGGCTTTAGCTACACTTCAGGTCATTAAAGATGAAAATTTGTTGGAGGAAGCTACGAGAAAAGGAGAATGGCTAAAATCCAAAATCGAAAATATCAAGAAAGACTATCCAGAGATAGTAGAAGTAAGAGGTTTGGGATTGATGATTGGGATAGAACTAAATATTGACTCAAAACCAATTGTAAACAAGATGATGAAACACAGAGTTTTAGCCAATGCCACAGCTGGAAATGTTATCAGGTTGGTACCCCCACTAAATATTTCTGGGGAGGATTTGGAAACTGTCTTAAAGGTATTACTTAAATCAATAGAGGAGGAAAGAGCATGA
- a CDS encoding N-acetyl-gamma-glutamyl-phosphate reductase — protein MRRMRIGIVGATGFTGSELVRLLINHPEVEITAITSESRKGEEFSDVHPQFLGLINNKLISINDLPKDLDIVFLALPHGVSMDFVKAHHQDYRIIDLSGDFRLSGKNVYEYWYKKDHVYADGFAKAVYGLPELYRTSIKVAKLVANPGCFPTSAILALAPLFANQLVSKNHIIIDSKTGVTGAGIKVRPNTHFSMVNDNFTAYGIKSHRHSIEIQEKLEEQQKGDLSVLFTPHLLPVDRGILSTCYTKPREKVGDKTLNSMYSAFYKDEPFIRLRKSLPNLKEVRGTNFADIFVTYDERTDTIISVATIDNLVKGAAGQAIHNMNIMLGFEEKLGLNQIPLQP, from the coding sequence ATGAGAAGGATGAGAATAGGAATAGTTGGTGCCACAGGATTTACAGGTTCGGAACTCGTTCGTTTACTTATTAACCACCCCGAAGTAGAAATCACCGCTATAACTTCAGAAAGTAGAAAGGGAGAGGAATTTTCAGATGTCCATCCACAATTTCTTGGGTTAATAAACAATAAGCTCATCAGTATTAATGATCTGCCAAAGGATCTTGACATTGTTTTTTTGGCCTTGCCCCATGGTGTTTCTATGGACTTTGTAAAGGCGCATCATCAGGATTACAGGATCATTGACCTTTCCGGAGACTTTCGATTATCGGGAAAAAACGTTTACGAATATTGGTATAAAAAAGACCATGTATATGCAGATGGTTTTGCAAAAGCTGTATATGGCCTTCCGGAATTGTACAGGACTTCAATTAAAGTTGCGAAATTAGTTGCCAATCCAGGTTGTTTTCCTACGTCGGCAATATTAGCCCTGGCTCCATTATTTGCTAATCAACTTGTAAGTAAAAATCATATAATCATAGATTCTAAAACCGGAGTTACAGGTGCGGGGATAAAGGTCAGACCAAATACTCATTTTTCTATGGTCAATGACAATTTTACAGCCTATGGCATCAAATCACATCGACACAGCATAGAAATACAGGAAAAGCTTGAGGAACAGCAAAAAGGAGATTTATCCGTTCTTTTTACCCCGCATTTACTTCCTGTGGATCGTGGAATTTTATCGACATGTTATACCAAACCTAGGGAGAAAGTCGGGGATAAAACTTTAAATTCAATGTATTCAGCTTTCTATAAAGACGAACCTTTCATTCGTTTGAGAAAAAGTCTTCCAAATTTAAAAGAAGTCAGAGGAACCAATTTTGCCGATATTTTTGTCACATATGACGAAAGAACGGATACCATTATATCAGTGGCAACGATTGACAACCTTGTGAAGGGAGCTGCAGGTCAGGCAATACACAATATGAACATAATGCTGGGTTTTGAAGAAAAGCTCGGCTTGAATCAAATACCACTTCAACCATAA